The DNA region ttataaatcgagtctcaaagactcgattttcatggtTTGATCACGTCTGATGTGGCATCTTGTCCACGTGGcgtccacctggaaatcgagtcttagagactcgatttataaaccaaaaaaaatttcgacACTCAAGTCTCTCATGTACAAGCCCAGAAACACAGAAATCCCAACACAatgaaataccaaaaaaaaaaatttaacaaatccCAAAAAATCTCAGCACATGGGTcgcagcacaaaaaaaaaaaaatttaacaaatccCAGGAAATCTTAGCACATGGGTCGCGCGGCCTGGGTAGCGCACCTGGGTCTCGCGGCCTGGGTCGCAATCTGGATTGGCGGCGATGGGTCTGTGGTGGCTGGGCTTGTGCAAATCAGcatggaggaagaaagaagcagatggAGAGGTAGTGAGGAGAAAAATACAGAGAACAGATGCACAGAGGAAATGAAATGCAGAAAAAAGAAcgagaaggaaaataagaaaagcaAAGTAaagatataaatcgagtcttagagactcgattttcaggtagacgccacgtggaaaaaatgtcaTATCAGACTTGATCAGAACATGAAAATCGAGACTTTAAGAGTCGATTTATAGGttcaaaatcgactctctaagagtcgagatgttagtattatATAAACTTTCCAAATAgtacctactaactatattgttGAGGAATTATGGTtaattgcccattttcgccGAGAAGCCTTCAGCAATTTAAGACCCTACAAAATGTAGCAAAATTGTTATTACACATAGTATAATACAAGAAGTCAAGTAGATAAATTTAGAGAAAGCTTAATTGCTATGATAGTCATACCTCTTCCATGCCCAAATCAACCACTTTCTCCTCAAGAGCCTCTACATCCTTAACATTAAGATTGTTAAGCAGAGTGATACGAGAAATAGTGGACATTGGCTTCACCACCAGATCGTCCATCACCATGTATGTAACCACAACTTTCACATACCCTCCTACATTGGAGGAGCCCGAATTGTTTCCACTTCGAAAGTCTACATAAGTTAATTCCGAGGTCATAGTCATCGATAAACTTGTTCACGAAGGACAAGTTGTGGTGCGATCATCAGATACATATGCATGACCTTGAACACACCTATAGAATTTCCTAGATGTTGATGATTCAATGTTTGGCAATTGAAGAGGGACTAGACCACCACCTGAGATGTATGGTTTGGGCTTTAACAGAGAgtctttgttttgttgtggCTGAAAATAAGTATCACTCAAACTTTCAATGCTCTCGTGGAAGTTTTGCAAGCAGCCTACCATTCCTTGCTTTTTAAGCAGCCTAATGACAGTTCCAACCGGCAGAGAGAGAAAGGTAATAAGGAAATCAACAAATTCCTTGCCTGCTTCGGCAAAGAGCATTCGCTGACTCTTACTGTCTATCAAAAGCTTCAAGCTTACCTTTGTAGCTGCCATTTCTATATGCCAAGTGATTTCTTTCAGTTCTTTGGCTTGGATGATACCACCCTTTTATATAGTCTTTTGGGCTATATGgaataattaatgagaaattataTATAGTGAATAGTCTTTTCATTGGCACTTGTGATTCATGAACATTAGGGAATTGAAACGTTAAAATAAACATTTGCTGCATGCATGCATGTATCCATGGGACTCTTGACTTCCTAATTGGGAAGTCCATTCAGTTTTGCCgaaaaattcaatgatagagTTATGAGTGGTAATGACTTCAAGCAATTGAAAAGCCAATTGGAGTACTCATTTTGGAATGTTTTGAGTCCATGTTTGTATTGAGGGTGCCGAGTAATACTCAGTAGCCTTGGAGGACTATGAAGCCGAGGCACCAGTCTacaacataaataataaatagcCTAAAAGGTGTTCATGCTTCCCGGATTTCAAATATAATTAGCGTAATTCATACCTCTTTTATCTCAATTGCCAACGTTCAACACATATATATGTACCCCTAGGTGACAAATATTGTTTGCCAAATGAGAGGCATCGGCTGGCAAGGGAGGCTATGTGAAATGAGTGCAAAAAGATAGTCATTTTGCTTACAATATCAGGTGGTTCCACTTTCTATTAGGAAAATGATGATTATTAGAAGGGTAATAATTGTTACACACAAGCTAGTACATAGTTTTACACACACCCCATTTATGAACTGAAACTTCCTCAAGTCACGATTTCAAGTAAAAATTTGAGTATGTGTAAAACTGTGAGTAACATTTTGTTTGTAAAAAACACAACCTTTATTAGTTTATATGAATAGTACCATGTAAAATTTACATTGTTTTTACATTTCCCTAATTAATGTAGTGTATGATATTTTATGTTGTGGCATGATACAcgtgagagtttttttttttttttttttgctgaatgatACACGTGAGAGTTGGTGGATGAATTATTGGCCGATTCATGAAGGTACCTGAAGGCTGCAGAGCTCATGGTGGTGCATGGGTTTGCAAATATATATCTTCCATGGAGGGGAGAGATTGTTTTCAGCtgatttttgttggtttttgtaGAGGAGTTCGAGATCTGTCATCTAATATGTGGGGAGCAATAATGTTATTGAAAAAatgccaaacaaaaaataaaaataaaataaaatttctcaaaaCCTTAAGTCCGATACCatgttataaaatagtatattatttaattatgtgtaaaattgaacaattatatatatataggcataGACTTATGTGCTATATTTATAGAAAGCTTAATAGAAGAGatatccttctcaaaaaaaataaataaataaatagaagagaTATCTGGGGAAGTGTCATTTTAATAAAAGAGGTAGGTGTAATTTAcactaatatttaaattatcaaCCCATCATTTGGAATATAAAACATAACGTACTAGTTTACACTCACAGGGCACCAAATAAATCGAGACATCATTCCTTGAGCTAAATTAGTTTAAAACAAAAGGCACAGTAGGCTTACATGAAAATTACTATATTTCCACTAATGGTTATGGAAACATGTCgtgataataaaaaagaattcttGTTTTCGAATTGGTGATTGGGGTTCAATCATCGCTTGTACAAAAAATTAACTAGTTTTTTGACCTAATGATAAAAGAGAAATTATCATATAATGGATGTCataagtttaaaatattattatatatatccaaaaaaaaaaaaaaccttaaaattaatatatatatatatatgtgtgtgtgtgtgtgtggatggCTTCAAATTAAACTCCACACACGTTTAAATTAAACTATACTTTAAGAAATATTTCATTTCCACCATAAATCCATTTATGTTGACATCATTAACTGAAAATTCTTAAATAAAACGACTttcgatttttattttatcacacATATGATTATTATATACTAACACTATTTCACTCAAAACCAGACATTTTCTTTAAGCACTTTTTATTAATGGCTTTACACACAATGAGTTTATGGTttgaatcaaaatattttttaaagtgaagagtttaatttaaaactctcaaaaatctcgtgtttattttaaattcatctCTAAACTGTGAGCTTtgaaatgtttgtttttttttaagtgagaaaTAAAACAACACCACATCAGCAGTGCTATGATATAAGGCAGCATACAATATTGGGTGGCAagatttgtcttcttttttttttggtaaaggacgattcattaaacaaaactaaaagGAAACAAGAGGTTCAGGACATATCCTGTTAAAATATAACCCATTGAGGTCATCCTCATACACATCAATCATGTCCACAAGCGGActatcaaataaagaaaattcagaAGCCTGGCTGAAGCCCATCCTAGCGAGTCTATCAGCACAACGGTTAGCTTAGCGAAAACAATGCTTAATCCAAATCTGATGCATGAGAGAAACCAAAAATCTGCAATTGTCCAAAATAGGGGAGATAAAATTCTTAGCATAGGAAGGATTATTTAGGACATTTACAATGGACTCGGCATCAAGCTCAATCACAAGGGCTACTATATTCAAACTTCTACAAAGCAAAAGGCCCTCCCTCAAGCCCCACAGCTCAGCTGCAAAATTGTCGGTGGTGCCAATCCTCCTGCTGAAACCGCTAATCCAATGGCCATTAGCATCTCTAATAACCGCTCCACAGCAAGCCAACCCGCTACCTCCCTCTGCCGAACCATCTATGTTAAGTTTTAATCATCCTTCAAGCAACTTCTCCCAACAAAAGTTTCTCATTACCTTTTGTGTTGGAACTCTCGGGGATGACACACAGTGGATAAACTCCAAAGCTTGGTTCAAAATAATCCCAGCCAGCTTTGGATTGCTACTCTTATTACTGAAAACAAATCTATTCCTACTTTTCCATATATTCCACACAGCAAAAGGAAACATAATCCTCCATGGGGGATTGGCAGCAAGCAATGAGCAATTATTTCTACCATTAATAGACAGCCAAGCCTGCAAATCACTTCTCCAAAAACCATGATTCATGGATGTAATGCCCAGCTGATTCCAAACATGCTTGATATGAGGACAATCACGGAGAGCATGCAGAATAGTTTTCGAACCTCTTTGACAACTAGGACAAATGTTATCATTAACTGCCCCTCTTTTCTCAAGGCACACCTTGACCCCCAATACTATTATGAGCACACAGCCATACGAAAGTCTTGATTCTTGGAAGCGTGTCTGCTTTCCAGATCCATTTGGCCGAAAAATGGGAAGCTTCCATAAGACCCATAGCAATCTTGTAAGCACTCTTTAGCTCAAAGGTGCCTTTAAAAGATCCTGCCCAAGCCAATTTATCAACGCCTCTGCTCGTGAAGGCAGTGGGAATGGCTTGAATCATCATCTTAATCTCTTGAGGAAACTCAAAGGGAATTTTCCCCCAATCCTAACCCGCGTCCAACATGAAGTCCTTGATCTCCAAGGAGCTTGCTTCCTGAGTAATGGGACCTTGAATGAGTTGCCAAAGAGGGCCTCTTTATGCAGCATTCTATGCCAATGCCATTTGAAATTGTTGATAAATGttggcttatatatatatgctctATTTCATATAAAGTTGAGATACATGTGTTGTTTCAAACAGATCATTTATATGTACTCTAGATATcatatgctatatatatatatatatatatatatatatatatatatatatatatatatgctttatttCATATAAAGTTGAGATACATGTGTTGTTTCAAACAGATCATTTATATGTACTCTAGATATCATTATGCTCTATTTCATATAAAGTTGAGATACATGTGTTGTTTCAAACAGATTATTTATATGTACTTTAGATATCATCTGATGAATACGTGTGGATGACCTCTTGAGAGAttgatatttatatatagttagggtcccactgtactatttcagctaacttttaactaacaaaaaatttttgactttagcaaaataagtaaATCTCAAATAGATCCTTgatagttttttagtttttctttgttattgttTACTacgattttatttttatgtcataACAAGCGGAATATTGCAAGCCGAAAACCTGTTTCTTCAAGGTTTCTTATTGAGCGCTCGAGCCTGACACCAATCATGTTATGAAATGCCTAATGGGCGTAACAATGTCAAGGGCTTTGACTATCGCAGTGGGAAATTGTAGGCCCAATTAATACCTTAACATTCATGGCCTTCTTATATATTGAGAACCAAAACCTTCCGTCAAGGAGAAATGAGgcagaaaatttgaattcataTATTAACTATTGAGTAATCTCAACATGACATAAACATGATGAAATGTCTAATGGCCCTCTGTCATTATATAAGGTGATACTTAAGGAAaactgatgcgaacctcaatcgacacgctttgagacccaacaaaaatattggaatacttgcccaagaaagctaaaattcagatctttgatagaaaccctgacccaacgtttataattgaaacgcgaaccaaaggtataagttgaccttgacccaatgattataaagaatcacgaaccaaaggtatacagtttgaacgccacaaggaagaatccttgataagttcacagttcttgaagaaccaaaagagagcaaagcctcaccttttctgatttcaattcaataatattctatgaaaaacgtttacagacttaagggcctatttaagggctccataaaacttgacagacaagaaaatatattctaaaataactcctaatttataccttaccatatctagaatcaaatttgacctaaaaaacattaaatgcacctaaaaacaaggaaataaatcacctaaacctaaaataacgttttttacataaaaataccaaaattaataaattacaataattaaacaataaattgtgtcctacatcaaaAACTTAACCAAActcccaaaaaatttaaaaatatatattaaaaaaaaaaagagagagaaagaagggcAAGCATTTTGCCTTTTACATTGCCACCAGATTTATAACATATTTgcaaccagaaaaaaaaaaaaaatatatatatatatatatatatatatatatatatatatatatatatatattattggcaATCCCACCGGCCTCTTGCATTAAGGGTTTATTTGGATGAACTTATTTTTAcgttaaaagaaaattcatagCTTTTTAGAGTATTACATTTATGAGGTACAATTGTACtttaatataataaacaaaataaaccgATAAAAACAAGTCATTCAAACACActttattagaaattaaaattccaaTCAGCTGCAACAATGCCATTATTAGGACGCTTCTATCTCCTGTAAGAAGCTTATTTCATGCTCAAATCTGGGAAGAAGATATCAGTGAAAACACTATTCGACAGCAGAGAAGCTTTCAACAATTTCACACCCTAGCAATAAACCACATAAAGGAGAAAGATAATTATTATTGTGTAGTAATTAGTAAATAAAAGAagcatatattatatatagatacaacaatatttaaaattatgataTATGCTAcatcatatttgtttattagtATCATGTTAAGAtatcaataagtttttttttggagaaattaaatCTCAAGTCTTTTACATTTAACATTAAGAAATTctacattttagttttttttttttagataagcCTATACTTGTTTCCCATTTTATCTTCTCCAAGAGGTAGTATTTGAGCATATAGGCTCTATACTCTAGAGTCGTAGACTCGTAATAACATACTATACCAGGGCAAGACATCCTTTTGATTTAGCAGTTTTAAGGTATTGGGATGGATCAGTCATCGATtccaaatttttctttcaagaaaaaaCGAAAGAAcagaaaatgaaagaagaaataaatagaGGTCATGCATGTATAAAGAGCAAAGAAGGAATGACACACCTCATCCATGCCCAAATCGACAACTTTCTCCTCAAGATTTCCTACTTCTTTGACATTAAAATTGTTAAGCAGAGTGATACCAGAAATAGTGGACATAGGATTCACCACCAGATTATCCATTACCATGTATGTAACCACCCCTTTCACGTACCCTCCCTCACTTGAGGACCCTGGATTGATTAAGCTTGGAAGGTCTACGAAATTTAGCTCGCGGCTCATGTAATTTTGGCAAGAAGGACAGATTGCGCTGCTATCAGAAGACACGTATAAAATACAGTTGGTATTTAGCTGGTGGCCGTATACGTCGTAGGTGTAGCTATTACTAGTATTGTTACACCTATAGAATTTCCTGGATATTGATGATGATTCAACATTTGGCAACTGGAGAGGGACTACACCACCAGAAAAGTATACTTTAGGCTTCAGCAGGG from Castanea sativa cultivar Marrone di Chiusa Pesio chromosome 6, ASM4071231v1 includes:
- the LOC142640103 gene encoding uncharacterized protein LOC142640103, which produces MAATKVSLKLLIDSKSQRMLFAEAGKEFVDFLITFLSLPVGTVIRLLKKQGMVGCLQNFHESIESLSDTYFQPQQNKDSLLKPKPYISGGGLVPLQLPNIESSTSRKFYRCVQDFRSGNNSGSSNVGGYVKVVVTYMVMDDLVVKPMSTISRITLLNNLNVKDVEALEEKVVDLGMEEGLKLLKASRRKWAINHNSSTI